The window CCCGGTGTCGCCGAAGCGATCGCGGACGCCGACGCCATCATCATCGGCCCGTCCAACCCTCCGCTTTCAATCTGGCCGATCTTGTCGGTGCCCGAACTCGGCAGGCTCATGAGTTCCGCCCGGCGGGTGGTGGCAGTGAGCCCGCTGTTCGGTGGACGACCCCTCAAAGGTCCGGCCGACCGCGTGCTGGCTTCGCTCGGTTTCGCCCCGGGAAATGAGGGAGTGGTCGCCGCCTACGACGGAACGATCAGCGACCTCGTCATCGACCAGTCGGATGCTGCCGAACGAGGACGGCTTACGAACCACGGCGTCGGGGTGCACGTACGCAACACCAGGTTCCCGGATCTCAACTCGGCCAGGGAGTTCGCATCCTGGATGGTGGATCTCCTGTGACGGTGCAACTCATTCCAGTCGAAGGCATCGGCGACATCGGAGCCGGGGACGACCTGGCCTCGATCATCCTGGATGCCATCCGCGCCGGAGGCACGTTGCTGGAAGATGGGGACGTGCTCGTGGTGACTCACAAGGTCGTTTCGAAGGCTGAAGGAGCGGTCGAAACCGGTGTCGAAGCCGATCACGACTACCGGCGGATCGTCGAGCAAGAGGCCGTCTCGGTTGTCCGCAGGCGCGGCGACCTGGTCATAGCCGAGACGAGGCATGGTTTTGTGTGCGCCAACGCCGGAGTGGATCGATCGAACACGACGCCGGGCACCGTTGTTCTGCTTCCGCGCGATCCCGATAGATCCGCTCACAAGCTTCGCTCCAAACTCGAGCGGCACACCGGAGCCTCCCTAGGCGTCATTATCACCGACACATTCGGACGGGCCTGGCGGCGCGGCGTCGTCGATTTCGCCATCGGGATCTCCGGAGTGCCGGCTCTCATCGACTACCGCGGCCGGCCGGACATGTACGGAAGGGTGATGGAGGTGACTGAGGTCGGCGTAGCCGACGAAATCGCCGCGGCGGCCGACCTGGTAATGGGAAAGTCCGATGGCATACCGGTGGCGATCGTCAAGGGCCTCGCACTCACGGCGCAACACGGCCGCGCCTCTGACTTGGTGAGGCCACCGGAAGAGGATCTCTTTCGGTAACTTGCACAACGGCCACGGAACCGGGAGGCGGCCACTCGAGTATCGCGGAAATGAGTTATAAGTTTTAGGTTATAGGTTCTGCCAGCCGGGTCTGGCGCTGCCGGCACCAGAACGTAAAACGTAGAACCCAGAACCTATGACCTCTTCGCGAACCACTCCAGGGTCCTGGCCAGTCCCTCCTCGAGTGGGGTCCACGCCTTCCAGCCCAGGCTGCGTTCCGCGGCACCAGGACCGCGCACGGAGCGGAGCGACAAGTTTTGCTGTCGCGGTTCTGAGTGGAGAGTATGGGGTTCTGCCGGCTAGGTAGGGCTGCCACCTAGAACCTAGAACCCAGAACCTATGACCTCTTCGCGAACCACTCCAGGGTCTTAACCAGTCCCTCCTCGAGTGGGGTCCACGCCTTCCAGCCCAGGCTGCGTTCCGCGGCACCGGGATCGAGTAGGGAGCGATCGACATCGCCGGGACGGCGGTCGTTGAAACGAGGACCTTTCCGGAAGCGAGCGAGACGAGCAATGGAATCGTAGAGTTCGCTCACCGAGGTCTCGACACCGGAGCTGATATTGAGGTTTCGCCCGCTTCCCCTGGAGGCGGCCCGGAGGAAGGCGTCGGCCACATCGTCCACGAACACGAAGTCCCGGGTGGCCGTTCCGTCCCCGAATATCGTCGGTTGCCTCCCGCCGGTGACCGCAGCCGCGAAGATTGCGACTACCCCTCCTTCACCCGAGGCATCCTGACGCGGCCCGTAGACATTTGCCGGGGCCAGCACCACGAAGTCGAGGCCGTGCTGGACTGAGAACACATGCGCGTAGTCCTCGATCGCCTTCTTGGCCGCGCCGTACGGGGAATCGGGGTGCCTTGCATAGGTCTCCCTGGCAGGAAGTTTCACCGCGCTGCCGTACGTCGCCGCAGAACCGGCCAGCACTATCCGTTCAGCGCCGGATCGATGCGCGGCAGTGAGGACGTTGATAGTCCCGAGGATGTTCACGTCGGCATCCCGATGCGGATCGAGCACCGAGGCTGGAACAGAGACCTGAGCGGCGAGGTGATAAACGACGTGGGGGTGGAAATGCTCGGCAACGCCGACCACGGAATCTTCGCGGATGTCGAGCGTGTGGAGCTTCACGCGCCCACGCTGACGGGAAGCACTGAGATGGTCGGCGTGGCCACTGCTCAGGTCATCGACGACGAGGACCTCCCATCCTTCGTCGACCAGCAGGTCAACGAGGTTCGACCCGATGAACCCTGCTCCACCCGTGACGAGCGCACGGGCGGTTGGTTCGATCACCGACCGACTCCCCAATAGCGAAGGCCGCTTCGCCGTACGGTCGAAGGCTCAAGCAGGTTTCGCCCGTCGATGACTGCATCGCCGGCCATTGCTTCACGCACCAAGCTCAAGTCGAGATCGGCGAACTCCGGCCACTCGGTGGCGATGAGAAGCGCATCTGCTCCGTTCACAGCCTCGAGGGGGGAAATGGCGATTTCGATACCGGGCAGGTCAGGAGCGACGCCGGGATCGTGCGCCGTGACGTGCGCCCCCGCGGCAACCAGCAAGTTCGCCATGTCGACGGCCGGTGACTCACGTAGATCGTCGGTGCCTGCCTTGAATGCGAGCCCCCAGATCGCGATCTGTTTGCCGTTCAGATCGCCGCCAACCGCCACCCTGACTTTGTCGAAGAGCTTCTGCCGTTGCTGGCGATTGGCTTCGATGACTTCCTCGAGCAACGTGAACTCGTAACCGGCGGAA of the Acidimicrobiia bacterium genome contains:
- a CDS encoding GDP-mannose 4,6-dehydratase, translated to MIEPTARALVTGGAGFIGSNLVDLLVDEGWEVLVVDDLSSGHADHLSASRQRGRVKLHTLDIREDSVVGVAEHFHPHVVYHLAAQVSVPASVLDPHRDADVNILGTINVLTAAHRSGAERIVLAGSAATYGSAVKLPARETYARHPDSPYGAAKKAIEDYAHVFSVQHGLDFVVLAPANVYGPRQDASGEGGVVAIFAAAVTGGRQPTIFGDGTATRDFVFVDDVADAFLRAASRGSGRNLNISSGVETSVSELYDSIARLARFRKGPRFNDRRPGDVDRSLLDPGAAERSLGWKAWTPLEEGLVKTLEWFAKRS
- the cofE gene encoding coenzyme F420-0:L-glutamate ligase, which encodes MQLIPVEGIGDIGAGDDLASIILDAIRAGGTLLEDGDVLVVTHKVVSKAEGAVETGVEADHDYRRIVEQEAVSVVRRRGDLVIAETRHGFVCANAGVDRSNTTPGTVVLLPRDPDRSAHKLRSKLERHTGASLGVIITDTFGRAWRRGVVDFAIGISGVPALIDYRGRPDMYGRVMEVTEVGVADEIAAAADLVMGKSDGIPVAIVKGLALTAQHGRASDLVRPPEEDLFR